ATGGTCACAGTCACAGTGAACTTCTTGTCCAGGATTTCACTGTAAAGCTCCCGAGTAAACAGCTGAGGCTTCCACACCTTCTTCACTCTCGCCGAGAGCTGAGTGTGCAAGAGAGACCTGTTGACTGCTGGGGTATGTCCCTACAGATCAAGTGGCCCCCAAAGcatcttcctgagagctgggctATGTGAGGCttgccctcttccttcctcagagGCTCCACGGACGCTGGACCTGGATGCCCACAGAGGTGTCTGCTTCTCTCAGGCTAGCCCTCATGTTGCCAGCATGTTCCAGATGCTGGCACAGCTGAAACCCAGCAGCCACAGGCAAGCAAGCGGCATCCTGGAAGGCCTGAAACACTCTCCTCCCACAACGCTTGGCTGGGAGCAGCGTTCCACCAGAATGATCGATTCCAGGCTCTGCACCTTGGAAGCTGCCTGAATCCAAGCGTCATCTCAGCCTTTATCAGTTTTATGTGGGAGGAGCAAAGGTCCTGTCACAAGAATTAGGCAAAGGCTTATAGAAACTGGCAGGTGACAACCAGAtttcacctctccctcctcttcagcACAAGCCTCAAAtctatccttcctttcttttctctgtggcgCTATGGATTTGAACCCAAGATCTTAAACaagctaggaaagcactctatcaCCCTGCTCCATCACAGCCCCACTTCATTCTTACTTTTGATGGCTACCTGACCAGGACCACCCCACTTCAGGACCCCACTAGACTTTGCCATTGGAGTTTTCCAGATCCTCGCCGCTCCACTTGTTAGCATACTTCGTAAACCGAACGCTTGTGTCAACCACGCAGTCGGTCCGCAGCGCCCAGAGCAGAGCCTGCCCAATAGAGCATGCAGAACCGCCGAGATGGCCCGCACCCACCTTGTCGTTGTTGGCATATCTGTAGCCCAAAATCAGGCCCTCTCCACCCCAGAGCCCCTGCTGGGACTCTGGAGGGTAGTAAATTGGAATGGGTACGTCCTCAACGCGCTCGCGCTGCCCGTTCTTGGGGTTGATCTTGTATTTGGCCCCGTGAGGTTTGTAGTGTACCGGGCTCGGCGTTCGTTCTTCTTCCAGCGAGCGCAAGAAGTGGGCGGGCAAACGCGCGTAGATGCCTTGCCGCAGCCGCAGCTTCTGCCACAGGTACACAGGGTACTTGTGCAGAGGCATCTCGCAACGCTCTAACTCTCGGAGTTGTGCGCCCGCGCCTGCCGGAACCGGAACCGGAACCAGAAGGCGTCACCGAACGTGCACCTTTGCTCACTGCCGATTGGTAGCAACGCCTATCCGTCTAAAACAATTCCCTTGACTCCGCCTTCTTTAGGGACCGTGGAAAATTATCTGAGAATGCAATGGTTCAAGGCACCGTCTACCAAGTACAGCCCAGGGGTTCCCCAGAAGCTTTGATAGGCCTGTTAGGGACAGCCAACCTTAGTCTAGACTCCCTTTCCCTCCAGAGacgcaagaaaaaaataaataaaacactcatttgGTTTGAAAAATCATTGTAGAATATTAAATTCAtcaattacataaaaatatgcCTTCATAGAACAGTTTAACATTTTATCACCTCCCCCCAACAGTATATACATGTTTCCCCTTTCAGGGGCTGAAGTGTGCTTTGGTGGCCAAATAAAGGGCATcagtagctgggggagtggcccaGAAAGCCCAAATCCTggacaaaaccaagaaaaaaggcTCCCAACCGAGCAGTTGGGCCTCATAGTGGGACAGGGCACCACTGCACCCATCAGCTCAGAGCTCCCAGGAGGCACCAGGAAGATTGGGCTCCAGAAGCCACCTCAAGCCTCAGCTGGTCCAGTAGGGGGGTCAGCATCCTAGGGCCTAGAGCCAACACAAAAGACTGCTCACTAGACTAGGGCCTAGGACCTTTAGGATGAGGAGGGCACACCAGTAGGGCAGTGTGTGCCCTCTGGGGCCACACCTCATACAGCTGAGCAGCCTGCTATTCCGGGCCCTTCCCAGGATCTGTGACTCCAACAGAGAATGAGGGATAATGCCTGGCACCCCAGGTTCTTAGCAGCTTTTGAACTCTACCACAGAAACTGCAGCAACAAGGCATCCCCATGCCAAGGCAGGATGGTACATGCTGTCAGGGACAGTGGGCTCTGTGGACTCAGGATTCCTTGCCTTGTAAGTCTCAAATCACAGCTTCACAAACGAATGGGAAAACAGGGATCCCTTATCTCTATCTTCAACCATAACATATCGATCTGTCCACACATGGTACCCATGGTCTCCAGGTAGAAGCAGCTGAGACCTACAGAGGACACGGGCAGCAGCCACAAAGATTTTGGGGTGGGGTCCTCTCCTCTGGAGAAAGAAGCCAAGGGTCGCAGGACAATTTTATTCAGATGGAAACCTGGCTGGGGCTAGACGAAGAGGTCATCAGAGTCTCCGGTGTCCTTGAGGCAGCCACATCATGTCACTGTGTACAACTCATCCCGATCATTCCTGCAGATCTGGTACTCACAGGGGAACTTCTGCAAGCAGGGCCAGGACTCGGCCTGCTCCTCTCGTGGTGGCAGGAGGAAAGCCGCACTACCAGCCAATAGGATGTGCCAAATGCTGTGCGTGTAGTAGTAATTTTCACTGGTCATCATGGAAGTATAGATGGTGATGCCTACAGCAGCCATGGAGATGCCAGGCAGGAGGTAGAAGACCCAGCGCTGCCACGAGGTAGGGTAACACTGACGCCGGTGCCCACAGCGGTACATCTGGAGTGGACAGCCACATGAATGTCAGTGCCAGCCAAGTGCAACTACAGTTCCCCGGGGCTAAGGGGTCTATCTAGATCTAGGCAACATATGGACTCATGGCCAAGACCCCAGGCACATGGCTATACTGGGGGCTCTGAGCGGATGTGGAGTTTTGGAGCCCTTCCAGCAAAACTGGGATCACATCCAGAATTAAGGGGCTGGCTCTCTTCTCCCTGAGTCTAAACAGGAGAACCTATGTGCTCTGTTCCTTACCCACATGGAGGCCATGATCACAAAGGCAAAGAGGCAGGGCCCCATCAAGTTCCAGATGCCTCTGCGATCCATCTGCAAGGACATGGCGATGACCAGTGTGCCCAGGACAAACAGGATCTGGCAGAGACACAGGGATGGTTTGTGGGGTCATGGGAGCCTTTGGCTAGAATCATCTGTGATGGCACAAGACACAACAGGTACTGGTGGCCAGGTATGCTAGGTACCCATTATCAGTTTCCCACGATTCTGGCACATCTGCCAGCTCCTCTTGGAATTATTGGCAGATTTTGACCATTCCTGCTCAACTACCTGGGAGGGCAGTGTCCTCCCTCTAGCCCCTTAACTGTGTCCGAAGGTGAACACAGAAGAACCTTAAGGACTAGGTGATGATACCCACTTCTAATGGGCAGTGTTGTACACATCCACATGACCCT
This Peromyscus maniculatus bairdii isolate BWxNUB_F1_BW_parent chromosome 8, HU_Pman_BW_mat_3.1, whole genome shotgun sequence DNA region includes the following protein-coding sequences:
- the Mrpl28 gene encoding large ribosomal subunit protein bL28m, translated to MPLHKYPVYLWQKLRLRQGIYARLPAHFLRSLEEERTPSPVHYKPHGAKYKINPKNGQRERVEDVPIPIYYPPESQQGLWGGEGLILGYRYANNDKLSARVKKVWKPQLFTRELYSEILDKKFTVTVTMRTLDLIDEAYGFDFYILKTPKEDLCSKFGMDLKRGMLLRLARQDPQLHPDDPERRAAIYDKYKSFVIPEAEAEWVGLTLEEAVEKQRLLEEKDPVPLFKVYVEELVQRLQEQALSSPAVVQKRSGDRA